One Leptolyngbya sp. 'hensonii' genomic window carries:
- a CDS encoding AI-2E family transporter, giving the protein MHTRKIFDWWQESNLPAKLLVIGLAAPLVVLNGWAFASIFEYFHSLIGILVGASLLAFLLNYPVSWAERQGAKREQIAILVFLLALSILLALGLTLVPLALTQAQQLVARLPELIDSGRRQLMMLNEQADTAGLPINLDALLVQINDRLKGQLQAIAGQALNLAVITVTSLLDFLLTMVLTFYLLQHGDDLWSSLIQWLPSRIGQPFSKTLRLSFQNFFIGQLIMATSMASTLTPIFLFWLKVPFGLLFGLTIGLMALVPFGGTVGIILVTLLVSLQNFWLGLQVLGAAVIVQQILENLIAPRVLGSITGLNPAWVLISVLTGARVGGLLGVVVSVPIAVVIKTALIAVRATRSFRGDLPEEGVDSVSGAELAASLTSDSAEPKDNLKSRSAPAINSPQDVPLL; this is encoded by the coding sequence ATGCATACACGCAAGATTTTCGACTGGTGGCAGGAATCCAATCTTCCAGCGAAATTACTTGTGATTGGGCTGGCTGCTCCACTGGTTGTGCTGAACGGTTGGGCATTCGCTTCGATCTTCGAGTATTTTCACTCCCTGATTGGCATTCTAGTCGGTGCTTCCCTGCTGGCGTTTCTGCTGAACTACCCGGTGAGCTGGGCTGAAAGACAGGGCGCTAAGCGGGAACAAATTGCAATCCTAGTCTTTTTACTGGCGTTGTCGATTCTGCTGGCCCTGGGGCTAACCCTGGTACCGTTGGCCCTGACACAGGCCCAACAACTGGTCGCTCGACTGCCAGAGCTGATCGATTCTGGGCGGCGACAACTGATGATGTTGAACGAGCAGGCTGATACTGCCGGGTTGCCGATCAACCTGGATGCCCTGCTGGTGCAAATTAACGATCGACTGAAAGGCCAACTGCAAGCGATCGCTGGGCAGGCCCTGAACCTGGCCGTGATTACCGTCACCAGCCTGTTGGACTTTCTACTCACGATGGTGCTGACTTTCTATTTGTTGCAGCATGGCGATGATCTCTGGTCCAGTCTGATCCAGTGGCTTCCTAGCAGAATAGGTCAGCCCTTCTCAAAAACCCTGCGGTTGAGTTTCCAGAACTTCTTCATCGGTCAGCTAATTATGGCCACTTCCATGGCTTCTACCCTGACGCCGATTTTTCTGTTCTGGCTGAAAGTTCCCTTTGGGCTTCTGTTCGGCCTGACGATCGGCCTGATGGCCCTGGTTCCTTTTGGGGGTACGGTTGGAATTATCCTGGTCACGCTTCTGGTTTCCCTGCAGAATTTCTGGCTTGGGCTCCAGGTGCTGGGGGCTGCCGTAATCGTGCAGCAAATCCTGGAGAATCTGATTGCGCCTCGGGTATTGGGGAGCATCACGGGCCTGAATCCAGCCTGGGTTCTGATCTCAGTCCTGACGGGAGCCAGAGTGGGCGGGTTACTGGGGGTGGTCGTCTCGGTGCCGATCGCAGTGGTAATCAAGACAGCCCTGATTGCAGTTCGGGCCACCCGTTCCTTTCGGGGAGATCTCCCAGAGGAGGGGGTAGACTCTGTTTCCGGGGCCGAACTGGCTGCCAGTCTGACTTCAGACAGTGCCGAACCCAAAGATAATCTCAAATCCCGATCGGCTCCAGCCATCAATTCGCCCCAAGATGTTCCACTGCTCTAA